Below is a genomic region from Fundulus heteroclitus isolate FHET01 unplaced genomic scaffold, MU-UCD_Fhet_4.1 scaffold_73, whole genome shotgun sequence.
TCCTATGAGACCTTCCTAGCTAGATAATTACGACACATCCGATCTACTAACCACGTCCCTCCTAAGGCCACACCTTTTTTCACCCAGTAGACAAGTATGGCAACCTAGTAGTCTGAGGCCATCTATTTCCTGTCCACCGCCTAAGTTAAACCTACATTTTTACCTACACTTGTTATTGGACTGGTTAAGTTTTAGAAAGTCAGAATGTTTCAAGGATGTTGTTTATGAAGTTTGGCTACAGGCAACCTTTGAAGACCTTCTAAATATTTCTAGAACCATGCAGCGTCTGTTTTACAACCCTTAAAGAACTCAATAAAAAAGCGACTCGATAAATCGAATGTCCACAAAGTCTAATATAAtttttatatgcttctttaattagtatgcTTTAGCTGAGAATTAGTAACAGCGGAATCAAGCAAATACAAAAATCCCAAATGTTGGGAAGCAGACTGACCCATTCCACAGATAGAATCCTAAGGTGACCCTGTTTCTTGTGTAAAGGAGTTGACTTTCCTCCTCTGGACATCAGAGCAACGCTCTGAAGATGTCCTGCTCACAAAGGCTCACAACTTGAATCTCCATCCtgactttcttctttcttctgctTTGTGTGACTTGTCTTCTGTGATGAGGACTGAGTCCTGAGCGGCCAAACCTGTTTTTTATGTGCTTTGAAAACCGTTGGTGTGAGCAATAGGCTCTTCCTCATTCGGGGCCAATTCCAGTCAACAAGCTTCATCTATGGCCTTTCGTTCAACAGCCTTTACTACCAAGTACAGGCTAGCCTCACATCCTTCAATGAACATGTTCAGACATGCTTCTCCTTTCAGTCTGTCTATGCATAAAGATTctaacacatttatttcattaaaaacaatcatactcatattatttcatttatttaatacatgAGTGCTTGAGCttataatagaattaaaaagaaaaacagttaatCAACAATACAGTTTTAATGTCCAAATTATTTACTATTTTGTGAACTACATGGAATAAGGACGAGCTCACCACACCACAGCCTGTGGTAACATGACAGcagtaatatttatatttatgagAAGAGTACTAATATAGTGTTTGTTACAACTTTAAATCTTGCAAACAAGACACATGTTTCTTATTTATTGTGAAGCTCTGCTGTTTCggacaattttaaaaaaagaaattctctAAGTTGTTTCCACTCCAGAAGTTTATGTGTCTTACCACTGCTGCTTCCTTTGGAGCTCAGCTCAACACAGCGTCTGGATATAAACCTAAAAACCTGACCTCAGCATTCATGCTGTAAGTAGTATTTGTGAAGGTGACAGTATCATACTGTGGGGTTGTTTTGCTGCTAATGGAACTGGTGCACGTAACAAAACAGATGCATCATGAGTACAGAGCACTATGTGCAAATATTGAATCAAAATCTCAGGACATCAGCCACAAACTTAAAGCTTGGATACAATTGTGTCTTCCTACAGAACAATGTTCCTCAGCATACAATGATATTAGTTACAAAGAGGCTGAAGGACAACAAAGTCCATGTTCTGGAGGGTCCATCACAACCCCTCAGTGAACATTAATGGACAGTGTTTTCCAGAATACCAgcaatttagttttttgtttaaaaggcaGTTCTACTAAATAATGAGGACATGGATGGGAACGAATGGTTCCCAtcaatggtaaaaaaataaataaaaaggtcttATCAAAAGCTGTCATTATCCTAATATTTAGCTAATGGAAATAATGTTGGCAATCCTGACTGACCTCAAACAGGAAACGTTTTATCCAGGTTTAATATCAGACAGCAAGGAAAAAAGGCCCTGTGGCTTCTGTCTATAGTATGgataaaaatatatgatttcaacagtatattcatgttttattcaggaaagtgtttctatttttaattgAATGAGTCCAGAACCTTGAGAATGGATTAAATGGattgtgttgtgttttaaagAGGAGATCTTTTAAATCTACCTAACCGTTGCATTTAATCTATTTTACCTTCTAGATCGGAGgctttgtggaaaaaaacaaacaaatccctCTTGTACCAATTTAAGTTTTTGATATAGCAGGTAAAAGTCTGTTGGCTTCGTTTTAAAAGTAATCCAAAGGGGCAAGAGCCTGGAGAAGAAGATCAAAGAGAACAATAGTGTTTGTTGTGCTGCAGTGTTTggatctgttttatttttctgcgtCGTGTAGTTGCAGGAGCAGAAACGGCTTACTTTACATCTAGATAACAGTCTGGATGCTCTGAAGGGGAAGTACTCAGGGCTGCGGTCGTAAACAAACACCCCATGCCCTGCAAGGAAGCCTTTATTTTCTGCATAGTACATCACAGAGAAATGTAATGTGGCTTGTTGCATTCGCTTCTGTCAGTCGGAGAGCCGCTGTAAATCTGCCTTGAAAACAGCAGCATCATCAGCCTGTGCATCAACATGCCAGGGTCATGAAACCTCGCCGTCACTCTGTGGGCGCTGTTTTGAAGTAAACATCTGAGTCGAGGTGGAGCTGAAGCTCACTATCAGACTGAGAGCGGCGGCAGTAAAAGCTCACATGGTAGCTAAACAGGCCTTCTGGGAAATGCCGGCTCTGTGCTGAAAACATACTTTTCAAATCAGCCTGCTTGAGTCTCCATTCTGTGTTTGGATATAAATAGAactgtcaaaaagaaaaataagacgGAATGTATTGTGACCTATTTGCTGATTGGAAGCGCATCAAGCTATAGTAAGAAAATATTGCACAATAAAACTGTTGAAATGTCTGCATTCAATCCAGTTTGCCATCCAGAAATTAGCTATGTCAAGTAATCTGAGACTACAACACTTGCTGACGGCTCTTTGGTTTAGTTTGCATCTTTTTTGCTTCTCTCAATATTTCTCTCCAATATTTCACATTCATCAGAAAgcttttaatatcagacaaaccTAGTCTAATCTACCAAATACCAGTAAATACCAAAAcggttttaaatatatattttatcattaaaTTATATAAAGCTATTCAAACCACCCTTTTTCTATATGAATAAGTATTTCCCCTCTAAAACTGGATAACAGGTTGTTACATCCTTGGCAGTCATGGCTGCCATTAAGTGTCATCGCTCCTAGCTTGCGTAACAGTAACGCATTGGCTGGCTTCTATAGATGCGAGCTGGCTTTGGGGTTGATTTAGTGATATAGGGATCGGATTTGGTTTATGCGACCAGTCTGCAGCAGGGTTGACAAGCATATACaagtttgaaaaattatttttgaccagcAGATTAAGTAGGTAAGCTATAGAAAATTAATTCAATCAAGCATTCAATTGGCCAACAAAGGTAGGGGGTAGGGGGAGAGCTCAGAAGCAATGGTGCTTCTGACATAAATGCTGCTCCACACATCCTGTTGTCCTGCATTGtcatttatattatttgttcacTCAAAGCTATGTGGGGGATCGGCATCTCTACTTGCAGGGAGCATAGAGATAGTTTGCCTTTGTGGGTTTTTGAAAGAAATAGTTTGTAAAAGAGGCCATTGACATCTATcattgtttaaattatttctacGGCTTTGGGACTGCACAGAACTACATtaagaaatgaagaaaacatggaacagttgTGAACCTTTGCAGTATAAGACAAATCTTTACCACtgccaaaattactccaagaccACCCTGAATTATCCACAAGGTCACAGAAGacgcaaaaaaaaccaaacatctAAAGCCTGCTTCATATTCAGCAAGAACCAAGCAATTTGTTCTTGCTGTCAGGGTgttaagaacataaaaaaagttaattttggcCCTGTCTATTCACGAGAGGCTCAGCTGCCAAACTCCTAGAAAGACCCCCCATCCCCCgtccccaccccccacccccactataacaaacataaaattgtgGAAATTTGACAGCCATCACCACATTGGCAATAAGGCAGAAGGACAATGATCCGAAGCATATCAGCAAGTTCACCTCTAAATGGCCCAGAGCGCCAAAATTAAGATTTTGCAGTGTCCTCGTGAAAGttaaaatttaaatctaaattaaatgtaGCATGACCTCAAACAGGTTATTCATTCTCAAAAGACCTTTCCATGTGGTTGAATCAAAACCATTCTGCAAAGCAGAGTGGGGCTGATGTTCCTCTACAGTGATGTGAAAGACTCATTAACGGTTATATTTATGGAAGTTGCTGCTACCCAGGGTGACTCTCGCAGTCATTAGGTTTAAGGGTAATTACTTTTTGAAATAGGGCCACACTGGGTTGAAAAATGcttattttactaattttatGTTTGTCTAATCATCTGAAACAACCAAATGATAAATTTTTACACATGTCCATCCTTTAGGACAAAGTGTGTAGCCACTAAAGGAAGAATGCCATTATTTAACACTGCCATTCTGTTTAACTGAAACTCGTGTCCATCTCAGATCTGTTCCAGAAAGCCATCATCCAGAGTGGGACAGCGCTGTCCAGCTGGGCCGTCAATTACCAGCCTGCAAAGTACACCCGATCCCTCGCTGAGAAGGTGGGCTGCAACATGCTGGACACCATCGACCTGGTGGAGTGcctgcaaaagaaaaactacaagGAGCTGATTGAGCAGTACGTCACGCCTGCAAAGTATCACATTGCTTTTGGGCCTGTAATTGATGGAGATGTGATCCCAGATGACCCACAGATTCTCATGGAGCAAGGGGAGTTCCTAAACTACGACATTATGCTGGGGGTCAACCAGGGAGAGGGGTTCAAGTTTGTTGATGGCATTGTGGACAGTGAGGATGGCGTGTCTGCCAACGATTTTGACTTTGCAGTGTCAGACTTTGTGGATCATCTCTATGGCTACCCAGAGGGAAAGGACACCCTGCGGGAGACCATCAAATTCATGTACACTGACTGGGCAGACAAGGAAAATCCAGAAACCCGTCGCAAGACCCTCGTGGCACTCTTCACTGACCACCAGTGGGTGGCACCAGCTGTGGCCACGGCCGACCTCCATGCCCAGTACGGCTCACCCACCTACTTCTATGCTTTTTACCACCACTGTCAAAGTGACATGAAGCCCAGCTGGGCGGATTCCGCCCACGGTGACGAGGTGCCGTATGTGTTTGGGATCCCCATGATTGGCCCCACGGATCTTTTTAACTGCAACTTTTCAAAGAATGATGTGATGCTGAGTGCAGTCGTCATGACCTACTGGACTAATTTTGCCAAAACAGGGTAAGGATTATGTTTTGTTACGTTCTTCTTTTTTGCCCATTGTCACTGTGATTTACTATAAACAACTCTTCATCATTgtcaaaaaaggaagaaaaaaaatccatttccaCTACAAGTCACCTTTGTTCTTCGTACACATGTTACACATGTGGTACCCTTTACAATATCCAGCCTCTGGTTATATGTTATGTTCTTCCATATATATTTACTACAGGAAAAATATGATTGAAGAGGTTTGCTTGAACTAACTTGATACTTGGTAGAAAATCCTGTTTTGATACTGACAGCTTCAAGACGTCTGCCATATCAAAAAACTAGCTGCATTGATTCAGTCAGGTGCAATTTTGAGTTATTCTTCCACACAAACTGTCTTCAAATTTAAAGACTCTGGAGAGGCCTCTTGTTCTACCTCTGCTCTTCAGATTTTTGATACGGTTTCAATTGGATTCATATCAGCTGATTGACTGTGTTGCTCTGGTATCTTCATTTTGTCTTTCTGAAACCAACTGACTGTTTGGGATCATTTTCTTGCTGAAATACCCACTCCCATTTCATTTTCGGATTCTCATCGAGAATGTCCAGGTACATTTCTCTGTCCATTTTTGCgatcaataaaacaaaatcttccagcaggatatgctaaaaaaaaaaaagcagatcacCATGGTGATTGAGAAAATGGGTCATACAATAAATAGTTTAATAGGGGatcatttcaataaaaatgtgaacaaataaagaaaaaaaaataaagtatgttATATGATAAAGTAAATTCttgacagtaaaaataaaatatgtttattattgCTTTATTTAATCATAATATATATTTAGCTAATTCAATGTatctgttttttacattttgtattaatatatgatatattattattttaattttattaaattgtgGCACTTCTCGAATTCATGGTCAGGTTGTGGTTAGGACTGGCGCTCCTAAAgtatgatttaatttgacaaatCTGTTTAAAAGGCCAAGGTTAACAAGTTATTTCACGATGGACGGAAGCACAAACCAACACTGAAACAAGTTGTACACGACTTTAACACGTGATGATTTTCATTAgtaatagaccccttgcaaccacgtgactccgttacccagaaccccttgcgt
It encodes:
- the LOC118561818 gene encoding neuroligin-4, Y-linked isoform X1, whose translation is MAYKYAIGFLSTGDQAAKGNYGLLDQIQALRWIKENIHAFKGDPKRVTIFGSGAGASCVSLLCLSHYSEDLFQKAIIQSGTALSSWAVNYQPAKYTRSLAEKVGCNMLDTIDLVECLQKKNYKELIEQYVTPAKYHIAFGPVIDGDVIPDDPQILMEQGEFLNYDIMLGVNQGEGFKFVDGIVDSEDGVSANDFDFAVSDFVDHLYGYPEGKDTLRETIKFMYTDWADKENPETRRKTLVALFTDHQWVAPAVATADLHAQYGSPTYFYAFYHHCQSDMKPSWADSAHGDEVPYVFGIPMIGPTDLFNCNFSKNDVMLSAVVMTYWTNFAKTG
- the LOC118561818 gene encoding neuroligin-4, Y-linked isoform X2 — encoded protein: MGQLGFLSTGDQAAKGNYGLLDQIQALRWIKENIHAFKGDPKRVTIFGSGAGASCVSLLCLSHYSEDLFQKAIIQSGTALSSWAVNYQPAKYTRSLAEKVGCNMLDTIDLVECLQKKNYKELIEQYVTPAKYHIAFGPVIDGDVIPDDPQILMEQGEFLNYDIMLGVNQGEGFKFVDGIVDSEDGVSANDFDFAVSDFVDHLYGYPEGKDTLRETIKFMYTDWADKENPETRRKTLVALFTDHQWVAPAVATADLHAQYGSPTYFYAFYHHCQSDMKPSWADSAHGDEVPYVFGIPMIGPTDLFNCNFSKNDVMLSAVVMTYWTNFAKTG